GACGGGGATTCCGCGGACCGAGCCGCGCACCGTCGCGGAAAGGAAGGGCCGCAGGCGTTCCGGGATCCGCAGTCGCAGGATGTCCCCGTACACCGGGCGGATCGGCAGGTCCAGCCCCTCGGGCAGCCCACTCAGCTCAGGGGACGCCAGGCCGTTCGCCACGATGACCTCTTCGGCGGCCACGACGCGGCCCGAGGCGAGCAGGACTCCCGCCACCCGGTCCGTGGAGGAGCCGCCGTCGTCGTCCGCCGTCCAGTGCAGCCCATCCGCCCGCTCGGTCAGCACCGTCCCGCCGTCGCGGCGGAAGGCCTCCAGCATCACGGCGTGCAGGACCCGCGGATCCACCTGATGATCACCCGGAGTGAGGAACGCGCCGGAGAGCTGCGGCGAGAGCAGGGGCTCCATCCGGCGCGCCTCGCGCAGCGACACCGTCTGCACCTCCAGGCCGTGTGCCTGCTGCGCCGCCTGCAGGTCGGCGAGCGCGGCACGGTCGGCCGCGTCGAAGCCCACCACGAGGGTCGGCGTCGTCTGGTGGCCGTTGAGGGGCCCGAACGGGGCGGCGAAATCCTCCCAGAGCGCCGCCGATTCCAGGGTCAGCGCCAGGAGAGCTTCTTCCTGATAGTGGTACTCGCTCACCGGGGCCAGCATGCCGGCGGCGGCGAAGGTCGCGCCCTGTGCGGGGGCCGGGTCGATCAAGGTCACGCGGCGGCCGGAGCACAGCAGCGTCCAGGCGATCCCCAGGCCTACGATGCCCGCGCCGATCACGGCGACGTCCACCGGCTCCTGTTCCATGCTCCTCGTCCTTCCCTACGCCGGTGCTAACCGGATCAGGTGTGGCGGTCGGCGCTCAAGCCCTCTCAGCCGGCGAATGTGACCATCCGCTCCGGCTCCCGCAGTACCGCACCAGTCTAGAGGAACTAGGCTGAAGCCCATGGGTAATCGAGCAATTGCGACACCTTCCCTCGCCGCCGCACGACTGTACGTCTGCACGGATTCGCGGGCGGAACGAGGGGACTTCGCGGACTTCGTGGACGCCGCGTACTCCGGTGGGGTGGACATCATCCAGCTGCGGGACAAGAAGATCGAAGCGGCCGAGGAACTGGAGCTCCTCGCAGTGCTCCGCGAGGCTGCCGAACGCCACGGGAAGCTCTGGGCCGTGAACGACCGCGCCGACATCGCGCGCCTCTCCGGCAGCCCGGTGCTGCACGTGGGCCAGAAGGACCTGCCGCTGCCTGCCGCACGTTCCCTGCTGAACGACGACGTCCTGCTCGGCCTCTCGAGCCACGCGCCGGAGCAGGTGGACGCCGCCCTCGCTGCCGCGGCTCGCGGTGAGACCGACTACTTCTGCGTGGGGCCGCTCTGGGCCACTCCGACCAAGCCCGGCCGCGCCGGGGTGGGTCTCGATCTGGTCCGGTACGCGGACTCGACCGGGACCTCCGTCCCGTGGTTCGCCATCGGCGGCATCGATCACGGCAACGTGGCCCAGGTGGTCGAGGCCGGGGCCCGTCGTGTGGTGGTGGTCCGCGCCGTCACCGAGGCCGCGGACCCTGCGGACGCCGCACGCCGCCTGCTCGCGGAGCTCCCCGACGCCTGACACTTCTCTTAAACAGCCACGGCCCCGGCCGCCTTCTCGCGAAGGCGCCGGGGCCGTGGTCGTCGCAGCCGGAGCTACTGGACTTCGTACTTCATGCCCTCGGGCTTGCTGGGCATGGCACACAGCACGATGAGGATGATGCCACCCACGTACGGGATGAGGCCCAGGAAATACATCGGGCCGGGGAAGCCTGCGTCATGCAGACGGCGCCACGCGACGGCGATGAACGGCACCAGAAGGGCCAGTCCGATGAGGCCACCCAGGATCAGGAGGATGGTGCCGAACACCATCGCCCCGGTGAAGGTGACGTCCGAAGAGGACGTGTAACCGGTCGAGGAGTCCGAGTACGCCGACTGAGAGACGATCCCACCAATCAACAGACCGTAGCCGATGGCGATCGGGATACCCGCCACCAGTGCCTGGAAGAGGTACCACCACCAGAACTCGCTCCGGCTGGCGCGGCCCTTGAAGTTCGCGTAGTTGGCGAAGCCCATCTTGATGGCCTGCGAGAATCCGACGCTCGGGCGCGGGACGTACGGCGGGTAGAGGCCGCCGCTGTAAGCGGGCTGGCCGTACGGGCTGGCGGGCTGCTGCTGGTAGCCCTGCTGGCCGTACGGCTGCTGCTGGCCGTACTGAGGAGCCTGCGGCGCCTGAGGGGCCCCGTACTGGGGTGCCTGAGGAGGCTGCTGGCCGTAGGACGGCTGCTGCGGCTGGCCGCCGTTGTTGTTCTGCCAATCGGGTTGTTGCGTCATGGTCCTGTTCTTTCCCTGTTCATGGGTGCGCTTGATGCTTCTTCACCGTACAGTCTCCACCACATCCAGCCTTCGCTCAATGGGGAAAACTCCCCATTGAGCAGGCTCAATATCCGTACTTCATGCCTTCGGGGCTGCTTTCCATGGCCAGGAGCGCCAGCACGACCACCGAACCGAACGGCACGAGGCTCAGCAGGACGAACCAGCCGCTGTATCCGGCGTCGTGCAGACGGCGGACCCGCAGAGCGAGCCCGGGGATCAGCAGCGCCAGCGCCACGATGACGAAGAGGATGCCCAGCACGATCCCGGCC
Above is a window of Arthrobacter sp. Y-9 DNA encoding:
- the thiE gene encoding thiamine phosphate synthase, with amino-acid sequence MGNRAIATPSLAAARLYVCTDSRAERGDFADFVDAAYSGGVDIIQLRDKKIEAAEELELLAVLREAAERHGKLWAVNDRADIARLSGSPVLHVGQKDLPLPAARSLLNDDVLLGLSSHAPEQVDAALAAAARGETDYFCVGPLWATPTKPGRAGVGLDLVRYADSTGTSVPWFAIGGIDHGNVAQVVEAGARRVVVVRAVTEAADPADAARRLLAELPDA
- the thiO gene encoding glycine oxidase ThiO, which translates into the protein MEQEPVDVAVIGAGIVGLGIAWTLLCSGRRVTLIDPAPAQGATFAAAGMLAPVSEYHYQEEALLALTLESAALWEDFAAPFGPLNGHQTTPTLVVGFDAADRAALADLQAAQQAHGLEVQTVSLREARRMEPLLSPQLSGAFLTPGDHQVDPRVLHAVMLEAFRRDGGTVLTERADGLHWTADDDGGSSTDRVAGVLLASGRVVAAEEVIVANGLASPELSGLPEGLDLPIRPVYGDILRLRIPERLRPFLSATVRGSVRGIPVYLVPREDGTVVIGATQREDGQAGVSAGGVHQLLRDAQQLVPAVAELELEEITARARPGTPDNAPLLGRVAAAHGGEVAGLVIATGFFRHGVLLTPVAARAVLDLLDGHDDGRWAAFRPDRFSPGLLNEHTVEAHA
- a CDS encoding DUF805 domain-containing protein, whose amino-acid sequence is MTQQPDWQNNNGGQPQQPSYGQQPPQAPQYGAPQAPQAPQYGQQQPYGQQGYQQQPASPYGQPAYSGGLYPPYVPRPSVGFSQAIKMGFANYANFKGRASRSEFWWWYLFQALVAGIPIAIGYGLLIGGIVSQSAYSDSSTGYTSSSDVTFTGAMVFGTILLILGGLIGLALLVPFIAVAWRRLHDAGFPGPMYFLGLIPYVGGIILIVLCAMPSKPEGMKYEVQ